Within Deltaproteobacteria bacterium, the genomic segment AGTCCCCACTCCGCGTTGAGCAGCGGAATCGGATCGCAAGGCCCCAGCAGCACGCCGGAGCCGCCTTGATACACCAGCGGATCGGTCCGTAACGTCGTCGGGACTTCCGCGTTGCGTGCCTTGCGGACCAATTCGATGTGATGAATGTACGCCGAACCGTCGATCCATTCATACGCGCGCGGCAACGGTGCGGCCAGCATCGCGGGATCGAGCGGCGTTCCCTCCACCCAGCCGGCATTCAGCCGTTCCGAAAGTTCCGCCAGCGGCGGCGCCACTACGTCCCATTGATCCAACGCCATTTGCAGCGTGGGTGCAATCGTCGTCGCGGCTGCATACGCGCCAAGATCGCGCCGCACCACGATCAGCTGCCCATCCCGTGTCCCATCCCGCCGTGTTGCGAGTTTCATAATAAAAATCCTCATCACAACTTACGAATTCGATCACGATCGATGGCGGTAGGAGCGAGGTTGGGGGCCCACGCCACAGGGCGCTGGGATAGGGGGGACCCGCTGTTGCGGGGGGGAAGGGTTGACCCTTCCCTCCTGCGCCCTGTGGCGTGGGCCCCCCAACCTCGCGCCCTCACTTACACCCCATCCCCTTCACTTTCCTCTTCCACCGGCTCCATGTGGATCGTTACATCCATCCCGGGGAAGGCGTTCGTCAACTCCTTTTCCAGACGGACGGTGAGCGCGTGAACGGCGGTGAGCGGACGAGCGCCGGGAACGAGCAAATGAAAATCGACGAAGCGGCGCGCGCCGGACTGTCGGGTGCGGAGGGCGTGGAATTCTTCGCCCGGACCCAAGTGCCAGCGAATGCAGTCTCGAATCTGCTCCGTCTCGCCAGGTTCTAACGCGCGATCCATCAGCCCTTGGTACGCACGCTGCACTAAGCGACTACCGGAACGAATCACATGGAGCGCCACCAGCGCCGCCAGCAACGGATCGAGCCACGGACGGTCGGTCCACCGATACAGCAACAGTCCGACGATAATCCCGAGCGTCGTCCAGACATCGGCCGCCAGATGCTGCGCGCTCGCAGACAAAATGATCGAACGCCAGCGACGCCCGGCCCGAGCCGCGCCCCAGGCCACGATCCCGTTCACGCCGGCCGCCACGGCCACAAGCACCAAGCTGGTTGGCAGCGTCGCCAGCGGGCGCGGATGGAGAAAACGCATGACCGCTTCGAAAATAATCCAGCCGGCCGTGACGACAATCAGCGCGCCTTCGATCCCGCTGGCGAAGTATTCGATTTTCTCGTGGCCGTAGGCATGTTCCCGATCCGCCGGCTTCGCGGCATACGCGAGGGCGAACGCGGCAAAACTAGCCGCAGTCAGATTGACGAACGACTCCGCGGCATCGGAAAAAATCCCGATCGAACCACTCAAATAGAAGGCCAAAAATTTGAGTCCCAATGTGGCGACGGCCGCGACCACGAGCAGCAGTGCGTAGCGGGACGGACTGGTAAAACGAGACAGAGGATCCGCAGACGGCATAGGGTGCGCGTGGTAGCCGAAGTTCGCCGGTTGGGCAAATGATGCTGCGCAGCTGCCACGCCCTGAACGTCGGAGAATGCGCTTGTATGTGGCGGGGACACCGTGCTAAGGGCGCGCACGATGCGGCATCGACTCTCTCTCACCCCACTCTGCCTTCTGGCCCTCGTGGCTTGTGGCCGTAACACCGTCGCGACAATCAACGACGAACCGGTCGATCGCGCC encodes:
- a CDS encoding cation transporter, whose product is MPSADPLSRFTSPSRYALLLVVAAVATLGLKFLAFYLSGSIGIFSDAAESFVNLTAASFAAFALAYAAKPADREHAYGHEKIEYFASGIEGALIVVTAGWIIFEAVMRFLHPRPLATLPTSLVLVAVAAGVNGIVAWGAARAGRRWRSIILSASAQHLAADVWTTLGIIVGLLLYRWTDRPWLDPLLAALVALHVIRSGSRLVQRAYQGLMDRALEPGETEQIRDCIRWHLGPGEEFHALRTRQSGARRFVDFHLLVPGARPLTAVHALTVRLEKELTNAFPGMDVTIHMEPVEEESEGDGV